One Glutamicibacter mishrai genomic window carries:
- a CDS encoding MFS transporter: protein MNQTRQKALLPTLVFAALATAIVSSLGMLLVPSISSQFNVDVATAQWMLTVNLLAGAIATPILGRLSDGPHKKRLLMVSLGTMFVGSVLAAAAPNFPLFLTGRALQGLSYGIVPITISIARRYIEQSKVQPAISSLSVTVSSGIGIGYPLTGIIAGLFDYSFAFWFGALFVLATIIVVWKVLPSGPDTQAASHRFDYLGTVLLAIGLGSLLLAISEGPKWGWGSLPILVLQVVAAVILAVWVLVENKLDHPLINMRTLKQGDVLLANISAIALGAALYIGMSVASLVAQAEESTGYGLSLPVLWAGFVIFPLSVGSFTANRVVRVLAKKVGIQIMLPIGAIIMSLAGTLLWLLHSQLWEILLSMLVFGLGMGASYAAMPALIARSVAIQELGSSVSFNQVLRTVGSSFGTAISAAIIATHAGSNGTATPAGINMTFMIGAVLCIILGVALVVHSIIRASKATYSAPLRVD, encoded by the coding sequence ATGAACCAAACAAGGCAAAAAGCGCTGCTTCCGACCCTGGTCTTCGCCGCTTTGGCCACAGCCATCGTCTCCTCGCTGGGAATGCTGCTGGTCCCCTCGATTTCTTCGCAGTTCAATGTCGACGTGGCCACCGCCCAATGGATGCTGACGGTCAATCTGCTGGCCGGCGCCATTGCCACGCCGATCCTGGGCCGCCTGAGCGACGGGCCGCATAAGAAGCGCCTGCTGATGGTTTCCCTGGGCACCATGTTCGTTGGCTCCGTCCTGGCTGCAGCGGCGCCGAACTTCCCGCTGTTCCTCACCGGCCGCGCCTTGCAGGGCCTGTCCTACGGCATCGTGCCCATCACGATTTCCATCGCACGCAGGTACATCGAGCAGAGCAAGGTCCAGCCCGCCATCTCATCGCTGTCCGTGACGGTCTCCTCCGGCATCGGCATCGGCTACCCGCTCACCGGCATCATCGCCGGACTGTTCGACTACAGCTTCGCCTTCTGGTTTGGCGCGCTCTTTGTCCTTGCCACTATCATCGTTGTCTGGAAGGTCCTGCCCTCGGGGCCGGATACCCAGGCCGCCTCCCACCGGTTCGACTATCTGGGGACAGTCCTGCTGGCCATTGGCTTGGGCTCCCTGCTCTTGGCCATTTCAGAAGGCCCGAAGTGGGGCTGGGGTTCGCTGCCGATTTTGGTGCTCCAGGTTGTCGCCGCCGTCATCCTGGCCGTCTGGGTGCTGGTTGAAAACAAGCTGGATCACCCATTGATCAACATGCGCACGCTCAAGCAGGGCGATGTCCTGCTGGCCAACATTTCTGCCATCGCGCTCGGCGCGGCACTGTACATCGGCATGTCGGTGGCCTCCCTGGTGGCCCAAGCCGAAGAATCCACGGGATATGGCCTGAGCCTTCCGGTGCTCTGGGCCGGGTTTGTCATCTTCCCGCTGTCCGTCGGAAGCTTCACGGCCAACCGGGTCGTCCGGGTCTTGGCCAAGAAGGTGGGCATCCAGATCATGCTGCCCATTGGCGCGATCATCATGTCCCTAGCCGGCACCCTGCTGTGGCTATTGCACTCGCAGCTCTGGGAGATCCTCTTGAGCATGCTGGTCTTCGGCCTTGGCATGGGCGCCAGCTACGCGGCGATGCCTGCGCTGATTGCCCGCAGCGTCGCGATCCAGGAATTGGGCAGCTCGGTCAGCTTCAACCAGGTGTTGCGCACCGTCGGCTCTTCCTTCGGCACCGCGATCTCGGCAGCCATCATCGCCACCCATGCTGGATCCAACGGAACTGCCACCCCTGCGGGCATCAACATGACGTTCATGATCGGCGCGGTCTTGTGCATCATCCTGGGCGTGGCACTGGTGGTCCATTCGATCATCCGCGCGTCGAAAGCCACCTATTCGGCGCCGTTGCGAGTCGACTGA
- a CDS encoding antibiotic biosynthesis monooxygenase family protein, with product MSIVVINAISVPAEAGEELEKRFAARKQSVDSSPGFEGFKLLRPVSGEDRYFVYTQWATREDFENWRDQRSGAAHAGSEGKKPVAHGADLMEFEIVEL from the coding sequence ATGTCGATTGTCGTCATCAATGCCATATCGGTTCCCGCAGAAGCCGGCGAAGAGCTGGAAAAGCGCTTCGCGGCTCGCAAGCAGTCTGTGGACTCCTCGCCCGGCTTTGAAGGTTTTAAGCTGCTTCGCCCGGTCAGCGGCGAAGACCGCTACTTCGTCTACACCCAGTGGGCTACGCGCGAGGACTTCGAGAACTGGCGGGACCAGCGCTCGGGTGCCGCCCACGCAGGCAGCGAAGGCAAAAAGCCTGTTGCCCACGGTGCGGACTTGATGGAATTCGAGATCGTGGAGCTCTAA
- a CDS encoding ASCH domain-containing protein — protein MTEKTVEALPPVNTEAAAKMWAGYLASRGISEDQAPRHVAESFGDHPALADELLNEILHGSKRATSSLASEYAHYDERIPEPEDHCIICDGAGEPRAILRVTSVQRGSFFDVDEQFAAAEGEGDLSLGYWRREHEKFWRRTQLSIGRQWSPDDTRKPGGELILERFEICWPGEFAD, from the coding sequence ATGACCGAAAAAACCGTTGAAGCACTGCCACCGGTAAACACTGAAGCAGCCGCGAAGATGTGGGCAGGCTACCTGGCCAGTCGCGGCATCAGCGAGGATCAAGCCCCGCGCCATGTCGCTGAATCCTTCGGGGACCACCCGGCGTTGGCCGACGAGCTCTTGAACGAGATCCTGCACGGAAGCAAAAGGGCCACCTCCTCGCTGGCCAGCGAATACGCCCACTACGATGAGCGCATCCCGGAACCAGAAGACCACTGCATCATTTGTGATGGCGCCGGCGAACCGCGGGCGATCTTGCGGGTGACCAGCGTTCAGCGCGGCAGCTTCTTCGATGTAGATGAGCAGTTCGCGGCGGCTGAAGGCGAAGGGGATTTGAGCCTGGGATACTGGCGGCGCGAGCATGAAAAGTTCTGGCGCCGGACCCAGTTATCCATTGGCCGCCAGTGGTCTCCTGATGATACGCGCAAACCCGGTGGCGAATTGATCCTGGAGCGATTCGAGATCTGCTGGCCCGGAGAATTCGCGGACTGA
- the allB gene encoding allantoinase AllB: MSINETVGRTPDETATTRTPFDLVLRGEQVLTSEGIAPREVGVRDGKIIAIEPLGAQLEGERVIEVAEDEVLLPGLVDTHVHVNEPGRTEWEGFESATKAAAAGGVTTIVDMPLNSIPPTVNLDALNIKREAASKNAYVNVGFWGGAVPGNKKDLRELHEAGVFGFKCFLLHSGVDEFPSLSVDEMEEDMAELASFDSLMIVHAEDSDIIDNSPQPSGAVYSGFLESRPRAAENTAIEQVIERARKTGVRAHVLHLSSSDALEMIRQAKAEGVKLTVETCPHYLTLLAEEIPDGATAYKCCPPIREDANRDLLWKGLEEGIIDCIVSDHSPSTVDLKDVENGDFGVAWGGVASLQLGLPLIWTEAKKRGISLEQVVSWMSVNPSKLAGLGNKAVIEAGRDADFAVFAPEETFEVDVENLHHKNPISPYQGKALHGLVRRSIIAGTDVDFQTPHGQLIRREN, from the coding sequence ATGAGCATCAATGAAACCGTTGGCCGCACCCCGGACGAAACCGCAACCACGCGCACACCGTTTGACCTTGTGCTTCGAGGCGAGCAGGTATTGACCAGCGAGGGGATCGCTCCAAGGGAAGTTGGTGTCCGCGACGGCAAGATCATCGCGATCGAGCCCCTCGGCGCCCAGCTCGAAGGCGAACGCGTCATCGAGGTGGCCGAGGACGAGGTGCTGCTGCCCGGCCTGGTTGATACCCACGTGCACGTCAATGAGCCTGGCCGCACCGAATGGGAAGGCTTCGAATCAGCCACCAAGGCGGCTGCCGCCGGCGGCGTAACCACCATTGTGGACATGCCGCTGAACTCCATCCCGCCGACCGTGAATCTTGACGCGCTGAATATCAAGCGCGAGGCCGCCAGCAAGAACGCCTATGTGAACGTGGGCTTCTGGGGAGGTGCGGTCCCAGGGAACAAGAAGGACCTGCGCGAACTGCACGAGGCCGGCGTCTTCGGTTTCAAGTGCTTCCTGCTGCACTCCGGCGTCGACGAGTTCCCGTCGCTGAGCGTGGACGAGATGGAAGAAGACATGGCCGAGCTGGCCTCCTTCGATTCGCTGATGATCGTGCACGCAGAAGACTCGGACATCATCGATAACTCGCCGCAGCCTTCCGGCGCGGTGTACTCGGGCTTCCTCGAATCCCGTCCGCGCGCCGCTGAGAATACCGCCATCGAACAGGTCATCGAGCGTGCCCGCAAGACCGGCGTGCGCGCCCACGTGCTGCACCTGTCCAGCTCGGACGCCTTGGAGATGATCCGCCAGGCCAAGGCCGAAGGCGTGAAGCTCACCGTGGAAACCTGCCCGCACTACCTGACCTTGCTGGCCGAGGAGATCCCCGACGGCGCCACCGCCTACAAGTGCTGCCCGCCAATCCGCGAGGACGCCAACCGCGACCTGTTGTGGAAGGGTCTGGAAGAGGGGATTATCGACTGCATCGTTTCGGATCATTCGCCGTCCACCGTTGACCTGAAGGACGTCGAAAACGGCGACTTCGGCGTGGCCTGGGGCGGGGTTGCCTCCCTGCAGCTGGGCCTGCCACTGATCTGGACCGAAGCCAAAAAGCGCGGAATCAGCCTTGAACAAGTGGTGTCATGGATGAGCGTGAATCCATCCAAGCTTGCCGGGCTGGGCAACAAGGCTGTCATCGAGGCTGGCCGGGATGCGGACTTCGCCGTCTTTGCTCCAGAGGAGACCTTTGAAGTGGACGTCGAGAATCTGCACCACAAGAACCCGATTTCCCCCTACCAGGGCAAGGCGTTGCACGGTCTGGTGCGCCGCTCCATCATCGCCGGCACCGATGTCGATTTCCAGACTCCGCACGGCCAGCTGATTCGCCGGGAGAACTAA
- the gcl gene encoding glyoxylate carboligase produces MPKMRAVDAIVLILEKEGATEAFGLPGAAINPLYSAMKAHGGIRHTLHRHVEGASHAADGYSRATGKIGLCLGTSGPAGTDMITGLYAAIADSIPMLCITGQAPTSVLHKEDFQAVDIESIAKPVTKYASTVLEPGLVPGTFAKAFQIMRSGRPGPALIDLPINVQMAEIDFDIDAYEPLPLQQPQATRGQAEKIVDLLLSGSKPIIIAGGGIINANASEQLVQLAEELNIPVSPTLMGWGVIPDDHRLQSGMVGIQTHTKYGNASFLESDVVLGLGNRWANRHTGALDTYRAGRKFIHVDIEATQIGRVFSPDLGIVSDAKTAIEAILEVVRERKAAGTLPDYSAWADECTARKSTGHRKTNFENIPIKPQRVYQEMNAAFGQDTTYVSTIGLSQIAGAQMLHVYKPRNWINAGQAGPLGWTGPAALGVVRGKPGQKVVALSGDYDFQFMIEELAVGAQFKLPYIHVVVNNSYLGLIRQSQRPFEMDYHVSLGFDNINSPETNGYGVDHVKVAEGLGCKAVRIEDPSQLADGFAKAGALAAEHQVPVVVEVILEKVTNIAMGAQLDAVNEFEDLAVEPDDAPTALVPLGAAATVGA; encoded by the coding sequence ATGCCAAAGATGCGCGCAGTAGATGCCATCGTACTGATCCTGGAAAAGGAAGGCGCTACCGAGGCCTTCGGCCTTCCCGGAGCCGCCATCAACCCGCTGTACTCGGCCATGAAGGCCCACGGCGGGATCCGCCACACCCTGCACCGCCACGTCGAAGGCGCCAGCCACGCCGCCGACGGCTACTCGCGGGCCACCGGAAAGATCGGACTGTGCCTGGGCACCTCGGGCCCGGCCGGCACCGATATGATCACCGGGCTGTACGCCGCGATCGCCGACTCCATCCCGATGCTGTGCATCACCGGGCAGGCGCCGACCAGCGTGCTGCACAAGGAGGACTTCCAGGCGGTGGACATCGAATCCATCGCCAAGCCGGTGACCAAATACGCCTCCACCGTGCTCGAACCCGGACTGGTTCCCGGCACCTTCGCCAAGGCCTTCCAGATCATGCGCTCCGGACGCCCGGGGCCTGCGCTGATCGACCTGCCGATCAACGTGCAGATGGCCGAGATCGACTTCGACATCGACGCCTACGAGCCGCTGCCGTTGCAGCAGCCGCAGGCCACCCGCGGCCAGGCCGAGAAGATCGTCGATCTGCTGCTTTCAGGAAGCAAGCCGATCATCATCGCCGGCGGCGGCATTATCAACGCCAACGCCAGCGAGCAGCTGGTGCAGCTGGCCGAAGAGCTGAACATCCCGGTCTCGCCCACCCTGATGGGCTGGGGTGTCATCCCCGATGACCACCGGCTGCAGTCGGGCATGGTGGGCATCCAGACCCACACCAAGTACGGCAACGCCAGCTTCCTGGAATCCGACGTCGTCCTGGGCCTAGGCAACCGCTGGGCCAACCGCCACACCGGCGCCCTGGACACTTACCGGGCCGGGCGCAAGTTCATCCACGTGGACATCGAAGCAACCCAGATCGGACGGGTCTTCTCCCCGGATCTGGGCATCGTCTCCGACGCCAAAACGGCCATCGAAGCAATCCTCGAGGTGGTCCGAGAGCGCAAGGCCGCCGGCACCCTGCCGGATTACAGCGCCTGGGCCGATGAGTGCACCGCGCGCAAGTCCACCGGGCACCGCAAGACCAACTTCGAGAACATCCCGATCAAGCCTCAGCGCGTGTACCAGGAGATGAACGCGGCCTTCGGCCAGGACACCACCTATGTCTCCACCATCGGCCTCTCGCAGATCGCCGGCGCGCAGATGCTGCACGTGTACAAGCCGCGCAACTGGATCAACGCCGGACAGGCGGGCCCACTGGGCTGGACCGGGCCGGCCGCCCTGGGCGTGGTGCGCGGCAAGCCGGGGCAGAAGGTCGTGGCGCTTTCGGGCGACTACGACTTCCAGTTCATGATCGAAGAGTTGGCCGTGGGCGCGCAGTTCAAGCTGCCCTACATCCACGTGGTGGTCAACAACTCCTATCTCGGCCTGATCCGCCAGTCCCAGCGCCCCTTTGAGATGGATTATCACGTCTCGCTGGGCTTCGATAACATCAACTCCCCGGAGACCAACGGCTACGGCGTGGACCACGTCAAGGTCGCCGAGGGCCTGGGTTGCAAGGCCGTGCGCATCGAAGATCCGAGCCAGCTGGCTGACGGCTTCGCCAAGGCCGGTGCCCTGGCCGCCGAGCACCAGGTGCCAGTGGTGGTCGAAGTGATCCTGGAGAAGGTCACCAACATCGCCATGGGCGCGCAGCTTGATGCCGTGAACGAGTTTGAAGACCTGGCTGTCGAGCCTGATGACGCGCCAACCGCATTGGTGCCATTGGGTGCAGCAGCCACCGTGGGTGCCTGA
- a CDS encoding 2-hydroxy-3-oxopropionate reductase encodes MSQNVAFIGLGIMGLPMAKNLVNAGFTVTGFNRSPKAANDLIAAGGLGASSIADAVKDADVIITMVPDSPDVQAVVTGEEGVFANAKPGALWIDNSSIRPDVAVALSTEAREAGLRPLDAPVSGGEAGAIEGVLSIMVGGESSDFDAAKPVLEAVGKTIVLVGPSGSGQTVKAANQLIVAANIQALSEAVVFLEAYGVDTDAAIKVLGGGLAGSKVLDQKAQKILDREFAPGFRLALHNKDMGIVTSAAREAGVVLPLGALVAQLVTSTVASGDGALDHSGLFRGVQRLAGKIEAPLPA; translated from the coding sequence ATGTCGCAGAACGTAGCCTTCATCGGCCTGGGAATCATGGGCCTGCCCATGGCGAAGAACCTGGTCAACGCAGGATTCACCGTCACCGGTTTCAATCGCAGCCCCAAGGCGGCCAATGACCTGATCGCCGCTGGCGGACTTGGCGCCAGCTCGATCGCCGACGCCGTCAAGGACGCCGACGTCATCATCACCATGGTCCCGGATTCACCGGACGTCCAAGCGGTCGTCACCGGCGAAGAAGGCGTCTTCGCCAACGCGAAACCAGGAGCCCTGTGGATCGATAACTCCTCGATCCGCCCCGACGTCGCGGTTGCACTATCCACCGAGGCCCGCGAAGCCGGCCTTCGCCCGCTGGACGCCCCGGTCTCCGGCGGCGAAGCCGGCGCCATCGAAGGGGTGCTGTCCATAATGGTCGGCGGCGAATCCAGCGACTTCGACGCAGCCAAGCCGGTACTCGAAGCCGTCGGGAAAACCATCGTGCTGGTCGGCCCCTCGGGTTCCGGACAGACCGTCAAGGCCGCCAACCAGTTGATCGTCGCCGCCAACATCCAGGCGCTGAGCGAAGCAGTGGTATTCCTCGAAGCCTACGGCGTGGACACCGACGCGGCTATCAAGGTCCTCGGCGGCGGCTTGGCCGGCTCCAAGGTCCTCGACCAGAAAGCCCAGAAGATCCTTGACCGCGAATTCGCCCCCGGATTCCGCCTTGCCCTGCACAACAAGGACATGGGCATCGTGACCTCGGCCGCCCGCGAAGCAGGCGTGGTCCTGCCGCTGGGCGCGCTGGTTGCCCAGCTGGTCACCTCCACTGTGGCCTCCGGCGACGGGGCGCTGGACCACTCGGGCCTCTTCCGCGGCGTACAGCGCCTGGCCGGCAAGATCGAGGCCCCGCTTCCGGCCTAA
- a CDS encoding hydroxypyruvate isomerase family protein has translation MSYTLNCSILLTELPLLERAEAAGQAGFDSVEFWWPFAEAVPGDKQVDQFIASLKNAGVQLDGLNFFAGDMPAGDRGLVSWKGRCSEFKDNVAVVAAIGEATGCTSFNALYGNRLPDYTPEEQDELALKNLAVATEGVAKIGGTVLIEPVSGTEAYPLKTAADALKVVDAIKAEGNSNIALLADFYHLAVNGDDVAAVIEAHAKDFGHIQIADAPGRGAPGTGNLPLLDWINRSVELGYTGKVALEYKQEMATAFQWLNTASASA, from the coding sequence GTGTCCTACACTCTGAATTGCTCGATTCTTCTTACTGAATTGCCACTGCTCGAACGCGCCGAAGCAGCGGGCCAGGCAGGATTCGACAGCGTCGAATTCTGGTGGCCATTTGCCGAAGCGGTGCCCGGCGACAAGCAGGTTGACCAGTTCATCGCCTCGCTGAAGAACGCAGGCGTCCAGCTGGATGGGTTGAACTTCTTCGCAGGCGACATGCCTGCCGGAGACCGCGGCCTGGTCTCTTGGAAGGGGCGCTGCAGCGAATTCAAGGACAACGTTGCAGTGGTAGCGGCCATCGGTGAAGCCACCGGATGCACCTCCTTCAATGCCCTCTACGGAAACCGCCTGCCGGACTACACGCCCGAAGAGCAGGACGAACTGGCATTGAAGAACCTGGCGGTCGCCACTGAAGGAGTGGCCAAGATTGGCGGCACCGTGCTGATCGAACCGGTCTCCGGCACCGAGGCCTACCCGCTGAAAACCGCGGCCGATGCCCTCAAGGTTGTCGACGCGATCAAGGCCGAAGGCAACAGCAACATCGCGCTGCTGGCCGACTTCTACCACCTGGCAGTCAACGGCGACGACGTCGCCGCCGTCATCGAAGCCCACGCCAAGGACTTCGGCCACATCCAGATTGCCGACGCACCAGGCCGCGGCGCCCCGGGCACCGGCAACCTGCCGCTGCTCGACTGGATCAACCGCTCGGTCGAACTGGGCTACACGGGCAAGGTCGCCCTGGAATACAAGCAGGAAATGGCCACCGCCTTCCAATGGCTCAACACCGCCTCGGCCAGCGCCTGA
- a CDS encoding NCS1 family nucleobase:cation symporter-1 encodes MRQELSEPRSVQVPPAASTHQGIDRANPHELSPGLYNQDLAPTTRKGRSWNAYSIFTLWANDVHSLGNYAFAIGLFALGMSAGQILGALAIGAILLFALLNFSGFMGEKTGVPFPVMSRIAFGITGAQIPALIRGAVAIAWFGIQTYLASQVLSVMVIAVAPGAASLQDSSFLGLNTLGWICFVALWAIQLVIVSYGMEMIRKYEAFAGPVILVTFLALAIWMFIESGFNISLSTGETKSGGAMWASMFGAAALWVSIYGTFVLNFCDFTRGAKSKKSIVKGNFFGIPLNMLFFGAIVVVLTGTQFSINGKIITSPSDVVSAIPNTFLLLLASAALLVLTIAVNLMANFVAPTYALTNLFPKKLNFRSAAMISGVIGLVILPWNLYNSPEIINYFLGGLGALLGPLFGIIMADYWLIRKARINVMDLYRANPEGTYYFTRGVSYRAVGALVISSVIALVLAFVPALHVVGSFAWFLGSGAGAVAYLVLAKRQHDLADIDGEPIAVAPTH; translated from the coding sequence ATGAGGCAAGAACTCTCGGAGCCACGCTCCGTCCAAGTACCACCCGCAGCGTCAACCCATCAGGGCATCGACCGCGCCAACCCGCATGAACTCAGCCCCGGCCTGTACAACCAGGACCTGGCGCCCACCACCCGCAAGGGCCGTTCATGGAACGCCTACAGCATCTTCACCCTCTGGGCCAACGACGTGCACTCACTGGGCAATTACGCCTTCGCCATCGGGCTCTTCGCTCTGGGAATGAGCGCAGGACAGATCCTCGGTGCGCTGGCTATCGGCGCCATTCTGCTGTTCGCGTTGCTGAATTTCTCTGGCTTCATGGGTGAAAAGACCGGCGTTCCCTTCCCGGTGATGAGCCGCATCGCCTTCGGCATTACCGGGGCGCAGATCCCCGCCCTGATCCGAGGCGCGGTAGCCATCGCATGGTTTGGCATCCAGACCTACCTGGCATCCCAGGTGCTCTCGGTCATGGTGATAGCCGTGGCCCCGGGCGCGGCCAGCCTGCAGGACTCCAGCTTCCTCGGCCTGAACACCTTGGGATGGATCTGCTTTGTGGCACTGTGGGCCATTCAGTTGGTGATCGTCAGTTACGGCATGGAAATGATCCGCAAATACGAAGCCTTCGCCGGCCCGGTCATCTTGGTGACCTTCCTGGCCCTAGCCATTTGGATGTTCATTGAATCGGGCTTCAATATCTCGCTGAGCACCGGCGAGACCAAGAGCGGCGGCGCCATGTGGGCCTCGATGTTCGGCGCAGCCGCCCTGTGGGTTTCCATCTACGGAACCTTCGTCTTGAACTTCTGCGACTTCACCCGCGGAGCCAAATCCAAGAAGTCCATCGTGAAGGGCAACTTCTTCGGGATCCCGCTGAACATGCTGTTCTTCGGCGCCATCGTGGTGGTCCTGACCGGAACCCAGTTCTCCATCAACGGAAAGATCATCACCTCTCCCTCCGATGTTGTCTCGGCAATCCCCAACACCTTCCTGCTCTTGCTGGCCTCGGCAGCGCTTTTGGTGCTGACCATCGCAGTGAACCTGATGGCGAACTTCGTGGCCCCCACCTACGCGCTGACCAACCTGTTCCCGAAGAAGCTGAACTTCCGCAGCGCCGCCATGATTTCCGGCGTCATCGGACTGGTGATCCTTCCATGGAATCTCTACAACTCACCGGAGATCATCAACTACTTCCTCGGTGGCCTGGGCGCGCTGCTTGGCCCGCTTTTCGGCATCATCATGGCCGACTACTGGCTGATCCGCAAAGCCCGGATCAACGTCATGGATCTGTACCGTGCCAATCCCGAAGGCACCTACTACTTCACCCGCGGCGTGAGCTATCGGGCAGTAGGTGCCCTGGTGATCAGCTCCGTGATCGCGCTGGTGCTGGCCTTCGTTCCAGCCTTGCACGTTGTCGGTTCCTTCGCCTGGTTCCTCGGATCAGGTGCCGGAGCGGTGGCCTACCTGGTCCTGGCCAAGCGCCAGCATGACCTCGCAGACATCGACGGCGAACCTATCGCCGTAGCTCCAACCCACTAG